A region from the Rheinheimera mangrovi genome encodes:
- a CDS encoding PAS domain-containing sensor histidine kinase produces the protein MKQHDMEILNLIQLSVLVFTPEGTITGWNKAAEQLYGWSAKHALGQNVCTLLRCTSSSDIANVLQALQSNTQQHQVQRFSASGELKLIKISWSCRYSATGQLLDIIESGRDITQSQQVQDELRQSELRYRAMFDSMSVGCFEIDTSELNQIFVQLRAQGVTDLVLYAQQNPDFLAQAMQASTVVKVNAEAMRIFKASRPEQLLGPVVNYWNNDNNDTFCNSINAGFQRQSKYEAETFMLVLDGSRVDVQFSMFASPALRDSGTVFISLVDITQRKQAERELMKSEFKFRTLFEASAISFQQLDVSRQTQLFRALKAQGVTDLKAYIDEHPEFVQQAMDAVWIAEANPYTLTLYGAKTKAEILGPVTPYWIPGQCDTFRRSIEAGYRGEPGYQAETKIRRLDGKIIDILFASASTATLRELGLVVLTIVDITDWVADRNQRDNFRDELAHAARVSMLGELTASIAHEVNQPLAAIATNGETGLRWLNRQEPDLNKARDLMQRMVNDAYRAADIISRIRAMASHTKVQLQLMDLNACVEESVLFLQHELRSQRIQLELDLTPGLPPLQADRTQLQQVLINILVNAMQALSGKTTNGSKTVPGIHIQSLLADQHHLQLQISDNGPGILPDHLPHIFDSFFTTKSAGMGMGLLICRSIIEALGGTIEAKNNDNAVGACFVLLLPLS, from the coding sequence ATGAAGCAGCACGATATGGAAATCCTCAACCTTATTCAGCTCAGTGTTTTAGTCTTTACGCCAGAAGGCACTATTACTGGTTGGAATAAAGCGGCAGAGCAGCTTTATGGCTGGAGTGCAAAGCATGCGTTAGGGCAAAATGTATGTACATTGCTACGCTGTACCAGTTCATCCGATATAGCTAATGTGCTGCAGGCACTGCAATCCAACACTCAACAGCATCAGGTACAACGTTTTAGCGCAAGCGGCGAGTTAAAACTGATTAAGATCAGTTGGTCCTGCCGTTATAGCGCTACGGGTCAATTGCTGGATATTATTGAATCCGGCCGTGATATTACTCAAAGCCAGCAGGTTCAGGATGAGTTACGCCAAAGCGAACTGCGGTACCGCGCTATGTTTGATTCAATGTCGGTTGGCTGTTTTGAGATAGATACCAGTGAGCTGAATCAGATCTTTGTCCAGTTACGCGCTCAGGGCGTTACAGATTTAGTTTTGTATGCACAACAAAACCCGGACTTTTTAGCCCAAGCCATGCAGGCCTCCACAGTAGTCAAAGTGAATGCCGAAGCGATGCGGATTTTTAAGGCCAGTCGGCCTGAACAACTGCTTGGCCCTGTAGTGAACTATTGGAATAACGATAACAACGATACCTTTTGCAATAGTATTAATGCTGGATTTCAGCGTCAGTCGAAGTACGAAGCCGAGACCTTTATGCTGGTACTCGATGGCAGCAGAGTCGATGTGCAGTTTTCCATGTTCGCCTCCCCAGCCTTACGTGACTCAGGTACAGTGTTTATCTCCTTAGTGGATATCACTCAACGTAAACAGGCCGAGCGGGAGCTGATGAAAAGTGAATTTAAATTCAGAACATTATTTGAAGCCTCCGCCATTTCGTTTCAGCAACTGGATGTCAGCCGTCAGACTCAGCTATTTAGAGCTTTAAAAGCTCAGGGCGTTACCGACTTAAAAGCCTATATCGATGAGCATCCGGAATTTGTGCAACAAGCTATGGATGCGGTCTGGATAGCCGAAGCCAATCCCTACACTCTGACCTTGTATGGCGCTAAAACCAAAGCCGAAATTTTAGGCCCTGTCACGCCTTATTGGATCCCTGGCCAATGCGATACCTTCAGGCGCAGTATTGAAGCAGGTTATCGCGGCGAACCGGGTTATCAGGCCGAAACTAAAATACGTCGGCTGGATGGCAAAATAATAGATATTTTATTTGCATCTGCCTCTACCGCTACGTTAAGGGAACTGGGCCTGGTGGTGCTGACTATAGTGGATATTACTGACTGGGTTGCAGATCGTAATCAGCGCGATAATTTTCGTGATGAATTGGCCCATGCCGCCCGGGTTTCCATGCTGGGTGAACTCACCGCCTCTATTGCCCATGAAGTGAATCAGCCACTGGCAGCCATAGCGACCAATGGTGAAACCGGCTTGCGCTGGCTAAACAGGCAAGAACCAGATTTAAACAAAGCCCGTGATTTAATGCAGCGCATGGTCAATGACGCCTACAGAGCCGCCGACATTATCAGCCGAATTCGCGCTATGGCCAGCCATACGAAAGTGCAGCTACAACTGATGGATCTGAATGCCTGTGTGGAAGAGTCGGTGTTGTTTTTACAACATGAACTTCGCAGCCAGCGTATTCAACTGGAACTGGATCTGACGCCAGGTTTGCCGCCATTGCAGGCAGACCGCACTCAGCTGCAACAGGTGCTGATTAATATTCTGGTGAATGCAATGCAAGCCTTATCCGGCAAAACGACCAACGGATCAAAAACAGTGCCTGGCATCCATATTCAAAGCCTGTTAGCCGATCAACATCATCTGCAACTGCAAATCAGCGACAATGGTCCGGGCATATTGCCGGACCACTTACCTCATATCTTTGACAGTTTTTTTACCACCAAAAGCGCAGGAATGGGCATGGGGCTACTGATTTGCCGCTCTATCATTGAAGCCCTTGGCGGTACTATTGAAGCCAAAAACAATGACAACGCTGTTGGCGCCTGTTTTGTGTTGTTGCTGCCACTCAGTTAA
- a CDS encoding PH domain-containing protein, whose amino-acid sequence MGIFSGLLGNAGQIDLADIEAEFSQILLPDEKLQQAYKVIRDLIVFTDRRLILVDKQGLTGSKKEFMSVPYRSIVRFSAETKGHFDLESDLHIWLSSTDTPITKTFNKDGSILDVQRALALYCCR is encoded by the coding sequence ATGGGAATTTTTAGCGGTTTATTAGGTAATGCAGGCCAAATTGATTTGGCCGATATCGAGGCAGAGTTCAGCCAGATTTTATTGCCTGACGAAAAGCTGCAGCAAGCCTATAAAGTGATTCGCGACCTGATCGTTTTTACCGACAGACGTTTAATACTGGTGGATAAACAAGGTTTAACAGGGTCTAAAAAAGAGTTTATGTCGGTGCCTTACCGTTCCATAGTGCGTTTTAGTGCAGAAACCAAAGGCCATTTCGATCTGGAGTCTGATCTGCATATCTGGCTCAGCAGCACAGATACCCCAATCACAAAAACTTTTAATAAAGACGGCTCTATTTTAGATGTACAAAGAGCTTTGGCTTTGTACTGCTGCCGTTAA
- a CDS encoding OsmC family protein, producing MRQANTAVQSSSDSRRAGLKALYAALTVVALEPLKLPTAALPKAFLSPAEFCILKLLGYTEGRGEISTQTGALSAYPYGFASRFEGTPGSNPEELIGAAHASCFTMAFTLILSKAGFTPAQLDTQAVVALEQQGDVFVIPSIALTLKAAIPGIDEATFNELATLAKLNCPVSKVLNAEITLDAELV from the coding sequence GTGAGACAGGCTAACACCGCAGTGCAATCGTCCAGCGACTCCCGAAGGGCGGGTCTAAAAGCGCTTTATGCAGCGTTAACTGTTGTCGCTTTAGAACCACTAAAGCTTCCAACAGCTGCCTTGCCTAAAGCGTTTTTATCTCCCGCTGAATTCTGCATCTTGAAGTTACTTGGGTATACAGAAGGCCGTGGCGAAATATCCACCCAAACCGGTGCTTTATCGGCTTACCCTTATGGCTTTGCCAGTCGTTTTGAAGGTACACCAGGCAGTAATCCGGAAGAGCTGATAGGGGCGGCTCATGCGTCCTGTTTTACTATGGCTTTTACACTGATTTTATCCAAGGCAGGTTTTACTCCGGCTCAGCTGGATACTCAAGCCGTCGTTGCGCTGGAGCAACAAGGTGATGTGTTTGTTATCCCTTCTATTGCCTTAACTCTGAAGGCTGCTATTCCCGGTATAGATGAAGCCACGTTTAACGAACTGGCGACACTGGCCAAACTGAATTGCCCTGTATCCAAAGTATTAAATGCAGAAATCACGCTGGATGCAGAATTAGTCTGA
- the cobO gene encoding cob(I)yrinic acid a,c-diamide adenosyltransferase: protein MTEQNTDVKQQNHKKRQQKLKEQVDSRIAAASTDKALLLVITGNGKGKSTAGFGTVARAVGHGLKAAVAQFIKGTWDCGERNLLQQHGVEFAVMNTGFTWDTQDRAADIAAAELVWAKAEQFLQDDSIQLVLLDELTYMVSYHYIDLERVVNALNNRPSTQHVVITGRAAHRTLIEMADTVSEVQSIKHAFDSGIQVQKGVDW, encoded by the coding sequence ATGACTGAACAAAACACAGATGTAAAACAGCAAAACCATAAAAAACGTCAGCAAAAGCTCAAAGAGCAAGTCGATAGCCGTATCGCTGCCGCCAGCACTGACAAAGCTTTATTGTTAGTGATCACAGGCAATGGTAAAGGTAAATCCACCGCAGGTTTTGGCACTGTGGCCCGCGCTGTAGGTCATGGTTTAAAAGCCGCAGTAGCGCAGTTTATTAAAGGTACATGGGACTGTGGCGAGCGCAATTTGTTACAACAACATGGCGTTGAGTTTGCCGTGATGAACACAGGTTTTACCTGGGATACCCAGGACAGAGCCGCTGATATTGCTGCAGCAGAATTGGTCTGGGCCAAAGCCGAACAATTTTTACAGGACGACAGCATTCAACTGGTACTGCTGGATGAACTGACCTATATGGTGAGTTACCACTACATAGATTTGGAAAGAGTAGTGAATGCGCTCAATAACAGACCCTCCACCCAACATGTGGTGATCACAGGCCGGGCGGCTCATCGGACCTTAATTGAGATGGCCGACACCGTCAGCGAAGTGCAGTCAATCAAACATGCATTCGACTCCGGGATTCAAGTGCAAAAAGGAGTTGATTGGTAA
- a CDS encoding SDR family NAD(P)-dependent oxidoreductase: protein MTTALVTGASSGIGATYADRLAKRGYDLILVARNAARLAALADRLSSTYKIKVECLPADLSSAEGWRVTVARIYKDTKLSMLINCAGIGPEGAVLQSNENELETMIQLNVMGLHQLTLAAAKVFSARGQGTIVNIASVVALLPEKFNAVYSATKAFVLALTQGMHSELAPVGVKIQAVLPGLTRTEIFERAGFDINHLDPGMIMEAGDMVDASLAGLDQGELVTIPSLPDLADWQAFLQARYALAPHLSLQHPAKRYTE from the coding sequence ATGACAACAGCTCTTGTAACAGGTGCCTCCTCCGGGATAGGCGCAACTTATGCAGACCGCTTAGCAAAACGTGGTTACGATTTAATTCTGGTGGCACGTAATGCTGCGCGCTTAGCCGCCTTAGCCGACAGACTCAGTTCCACCTACAAGATCAAGGTTGAATGCCTGCCTGCCGATTTAAGTTCAGCCGAAGGCTGGCGTGTGACTGTAGCACGCATCTATAAAGACACTAAGTTGTCGATGCTGATCAACTGCGCCGGTATTGGCCCAGAAGGAGCCGTATTGCAATCGAACGAAAACGAGCTGGAAACCATGATCCAACTCAATGTAATGGGTTTACATCAACTGACCTTAGCCGCAGCTAAAGTATTTTCAGCCCGTGGGCAAGGCACTATCGTCAATATAGCTTCAGTTGTCGCTTTATTGCCGGAGAAATTTAATGCGGTATACAGTGCCACTAAAGCCTTTGTGCTGGCATTAACTCAGGGAATGCACTCTGAACTGGCTCCGGTTGGGGTAAAAATTCAGGCGGTGTTGCCAGGACTTACCCGTACCGAAATATTTGAACGGGCAGGTTTTGATATTAATCACCTGGACCCAGGCATGATTATGGAAGCCGGTGATATGGTCGATGCATCACTGGCAGGTTTGGATCAAGGTGAGCTGGTGACCATTCCGTCTTTGCCGGATCTGGCCGACTGGCAGGCCTTTTTACAAGCCCGGTACGCTTTGGCTCCCCACTTATCACTGCAACATCCAGCCAAACGTTACACTGAATAA
- a CDS encoding DUF5610 domain-containing protein, whose product MSSVNGVGSSNAAAQAQASKATETNETTEEKKLSGYESSQMNKQKLNATIMENQLKLSTGDDDNSMRLLYKTALEGINSELEAEFGPNAAEKIKNSGVDTSPQATADRIVGFATAFYQKFSEQNPDMPEEERLDKFLSLVGGGVDKGFEDARGILDGLGVLNGKVSDDIDSTYSLIQEGFAKFREMILNPDKTVEDQDMTESVAANTGSELRFSVKV is encoded by the coding sequence ATGTCATCTGTTAACGGTGTCGGCTCGTCAAATGCAGCAGCTCAGGCTCAAGCCAGCAAAGCGACGGAAACCAATGAAACGACCGAAGAGAAAAAGCTTTCAGGCTATGAGTCGTCTCAGATGAATAAGCAAAAGCTGAATGCAACTATTATGGAAAATCAGCTGAAACTAAGCACAGGTGACGACGATAACTCGATGAGATTATTGTATAAAACTGCACTTGAAGGCATTAATAGTGAGCTGGAAGCCGAGTTTGGCCCTAATGCAGCTGAAAAAATTAAAAACAGCGGCGTCGACACATCGCCACAAGCCACTGCCGATCGCATTGTTGGTTTTGCCACAGCTTTTTATCAAAAGTTCTCCGAACAAAACCCGGACATGCCGGAAGAAGAACGCCTGGATAAATTCCTGTCCTTAGTTGGCGGTGGTGTAGATAAAGGCTTTGAAGATGCCCGCGGTATTCTGGATGGTTTGGGTGTACTGAATGGTAAAGTTTCGGATGATATCGACAGCACCTACTCCTTAATACAGGAAGGCTTCGCTAAATTCCGTGAAATGATTTTAAACCCGGATAAAACCGTAGAAGATCAGGATATGACTGAATCAGTCGCCGCTAATACCGGCAGCGAACTGCGGTTTTCGGTGAAAGTGTAA
- a CDS encoding cobalamin-binding protein, with protein sequence MYVLRITLCCCALFAVKVQAEPAQRIVALSPHLVEQLYSIGVGDKIVGTTDHADYPDAAKKIPRVGNYAQLQVEKILALKPDLVLAWTDGNPPADLNKLRQLGLHVVDSNPLQLNDIAKELRLLGQHTGAVAAAEQQAKRMEQGLAELRQIYSTKPKVIVFYELWQQPLSTVAQKAWPQQQLELCGATNPFATAIGDYPQVSLEHVVASQPQLIIQPVSVNEPRALLDWSRWPAIPAVKYQQFSQPNSDLVHRTTSRMLLGIRQLCADIDKTRQFFAKKS encoded by the coding sequence ATGTACGTGCTACGTATTACGTTGTGCTGCTGCGCCTTATTTGCAGTCAAAGTACAAGCCGAACCTGCTCAGCGTATTGTTGCGCTCTCTCCCCATTTGGTCGAGCAGCTGTATAGCATTGGTGTAGGCGACAAAATTGTTGGCACCACAGACCATGCTGATTATCCGGATGCCGCGAAAAAAATTCCTCGTGTTGGCAATTATGCTCAATTGCAGGTCGAAAAAATTCTGGCGTTAAAACCGGATCTGGTATTGGCCTGGACAGATGGCAATCCACCTGCGGATCTCAATAAACTGCGGCAGCTTGGTTTACATGTGGTGGATTCTAACCCGTTGCAACTGAATGATATTGCCAAAGAACTGCGTTTGTTAGGCCAACATACAGGTGCAGTTGCTGCGGCAGAACAACAAGCGAAGCGAATGGAACAAGGCCTGGCTGAGTTGCGACAGATCTACAGTACCAAACCAAAAGTCATTGTATTTTATGAGTTGTGGCAACAACCGCTGTCGACAGTGGCACAAAAGGCCTGGCCACAGCAGCAACTGGAGCTTTGTGGCGCCACTAACCCTTTTGCAACTGCCATAGGCGATTATCCTCAGGTCAGTTTAGAGCATGTGGTCGCAAGCCAACCTCAACTGATTATCCAGCCCGTATCGGTGAATGAACCACGGGCATTACTGGACTGGAGCCGCTGGCCTGCAATTCCAGCCGTTAAATATCAACAGTTTAGCCAACCCAACTCCGACCTTGTACACCGCACCACCAGCCGAATGCTGCTTGGTATTCGGCAACTTTGCGCCGACATCGACAAAACGCGGCAATTTTTTGCCAAAAAGTCCTAA
- a CDS encoding response regulator transcription factor, which translates to MEQDLVVYIVDDDSSLRYALEGLLNSMGYQTQSFGAVAEFLQQYKTGAQGCLILDVRLPGLSGLSFQAKLQDYGIQLPVILMTGHGDIPMSVRAMKAGAVDFLTKPFRDQDMLDAVATAMERIHDQQHAEKSNEAVRACFDSLTSREKQVMTLVCQGKMNKQIAWELQLSEVTIKIHRGSAMRKMQAKTLADLVKMAEALHLS; encoded by the coding sequence GTGGAACAGGATTTAGTGGTGTATATAGTGGACGATGACAGCTCGTTGCGTTATGCGCTGGAGGGCTTATTAAATTCGATGGGCTATCAAACTCAGAGCTTCGGTGCTGTGGCGGAATTTTTACAGCAGTATAAAACCGGCGCACAGGGCTGCCTGATTTTAGATGTGCGTCTGCCTGGTTTAAGTGGTTTGAGCTTTCAGGCGAAATTGCAGGATTATGGTATTCAACTGCCCGTGATCCTGATGACAGGTCATGGTGATATCCCTATGTCTGTGCGGGCGATGAAAGCCGGTGCTGTGGACTTTTTAACCAAACCTTTTCGTGATCAGGACATGCTGGACGCGGTGGCCACAGCCATGGAACGTATTCATGATCAGCAGCATGCAGAAAAAAGCAACGAAGCTGTACGCGCTTGCTTTGATAGCTTAACCAGCAGAGAAAAACAGGTGATGACGCTGGTGTGTCAGGGCAAGATGAATAAACAAATTGCCTGGGAGCTGCAATTAAGCGAAGTCACTATCAAAATACACCGGGGTTCTGCCATGCGCAAAATGCAGGCTAAAACGCTGGCTGATTTAGTCAAAATGGCTGAAGCATTGCATTTAAGTTAA